The following coding sequences are from one Paraburkholderia caballeronis window:
- a CDS encoding LacI family DNA-binding transcriptional regulator yields MARKTTQAPSPSRARDPRTASAAQPARRRSGGRVTLADVARIAQVSTMTVSRALKDPSRVLPDARARIDAAIEQLGYIPNQAARTLASARSKLIGVLVPSLSNAVFVETLAGAQDCIGAAGYQLLIGNTGYAPAQQAELLGAYLSHAPAGFLVAGIDGSRAVRTRLAAAGVPLVHMFDLAAQNEWSVGFSQRSAGFAVGAHLLERGYRRPGFIAAQLDPRTMQRRAGFRRALSAAGLRDDVEVLTKEPSSVALGSRLLAELLANTPDCDAVFCCNDDLALGALFECQRAGIAVPRELAIAGFNDLPFAACSTPSITTVATPRYQVGFDAASLLLRILDGDAPDTRRVDLGFELVAREST; encoded by the coding sequence ATGGCCCGCAAAACGACCCAGGCTCCCTCCCCATCGCGCGCACGCGACCCGCGCACGGCTTCCGCCGCGCAACCCGCGCGCCGGCGGTCCGGCGGACGCGTGACGCTCGCCGACGTCGCGCGGATCGCGCAGGTCAGCACGATGACGGTGTCGCGCGCGTTGAAAGACCCGTCGCGCGTGCTGCCCGATGCGCGCGCACGCATCGACGCCGCGATCGAACAACTCGGCTACATCCCGAACCAGGCCGCGCGCACGCTCGCGTCCGCGCGCTCGAAGCTGATCGGCGTGCTGGTGCCGTCGCTGTCGAATGCGGTGTTCGTCGAGACGCTGGCGGGCGCACAGGACTGCATCGGCGCGGCCGGTTATCAACTGCTGATCGGCAACACCGGTTATGCGCCGGCGCAACAGGCGGAACTGCTCGGCGCGTACCTGTCGCACGCGCCGGCCGGTTTTCTGGTCGCCGGCATCGACGGCTCGCGCGCGGTCCGCACCCGGCTCGCGGCGGCCGGCGTGCCGCTCGTGCACATGTTCGATCTCGCCGCGCAGAACGAATGGTCGGTCGGGTTCTCGCAGCGCAGCGCGGGGTTCGCGGTCGGCGCGCACCTGCTCGAACGCGGCTACCGGCGTCCGGGCTTCATCGCCGCGCAGCTCGATCCGCGCACGATGCAGCGGCGCGCGGGCTTCCGGCGCGCGTTGAGCGCGGCGGGTCTGCGCGACGATGTCGAAGTGCTGACGAAGGAGCCGTCGAGCGTCGCGCTCGGTTCGCGGCTGCTCGCGGAACTGCTCGCGAACACACCGGACTGCGATGCAGTGTTCTGCTGCAACGACGACCTCGCGCTCGGCGCGCTGTTCGAATGCCAGCGCGCGGGCATCGCGGTGCCGCGCGAACTCGCGATCGCGGGTTTCAACGATCTGCCGTTCGCCGCGTGCTCGACGCCGTCGATCACGACGGTCGCGACGCCGCGCTACCAGGTCGGCTTCGATGCGGCAAGCCTGCTGCTGCGCATCCTC